In Campylobacter sp. VBCF_01 NA2, one DNA window encodes the following:
- a CDS encoding transporter substrate-binding domain-containing protein: MNKILFALTSSALLFSGVCAKSLAEIKSSGTILIAVHDDEAPFGKLTDGKYEGFEITLAEAVAAKIFAGSEGKVEFVASANDETSYRLLQDGAVDMAVSTLVPTVETEKLADFSSPYFSVNVGILTRKADAITSIKDLKDKTILAMPGSIGEKYFQKQGYTIKECDSAGGCARALLENQGDAYADENIIVMAFPVINRNVEVPQKNLGASEFNSIGVQKGNTDLLKAIDAALVELSKTGFFETEFNNHISPYYKGTAEKKYFLLDDIYNLL; the protein is encoded by the coding sequence ATGAATAAAATTTTATTCGCACTAACTTCTAGTGCGCTACTTTTTAGCGGAGTTTGCGCCAAAAGCCTAGCAGAAATCAAATCTAGCGGAACAATTCTAATAGCCGTCCATGATGACGAGGCTCCATTTGGCAAGCTAACTGACGGCAAATACGAGGGTTTTGAAATAACCCTAGCCGAGGCTGTGGCTGCGAAGATTTTCGCAGGTAGCGAGGGAAAGGTGGAGTTCGTAGCGTCTGCAAACGATGAGACCTCTTATAGATTGTTGCAAGATGGCGCTGTGGATATGGCTGTCTCGACCCTAGTCCCTACCGTCGAGACTGAGAAGCTCGCTGATTTTTCTAGCCCGTATTTTAGCGTAAATGTCGGTATCCTAACCCGCAAAGCAGACGCGATAACAAGCATAAAAGATCTAAAAGACAAAACAATCCTAGCCATGCCAGGAAGTATCGGCGAAAAATATTTCCAAAAACAAGGCTATACTATCAAAGAGTGCGATAGCGCTGGTGGCTGCGCTAGGGCGCTACTCGAAAATCAAGGCGATGCCTATGCTGATGAAAACATCATCGTAATGGCGTTTCCAGTGATAAATAGAAATGTCGAAGTCCCACAAAAAAACCTCGGAGCCTCTGAGTTTAACTCAATCGGCGTGCAAAAGGGCAACACAGATTTGCTAAAAGCAATCGACGCTGCGCTTGTGGAGCTATCTAAAACCGGCTTTTTCGAAACAGAGTTTAACAACCACATTTCCCCATATTACAAGGGCACAGCCGAGAAAAAATACTTCTTGCTAGATGATATTTATAATCTACTTTAA
- the ttdB gene encoding L(+)-tartrate dehydratase subunit beta encodes MNKKILQTPISREDLEDIKIGDIIYLSGNIVTCRDVAHRRVVEKNMPLPLDIHGGAILHAGPIIKKTSAGGEDRYEIVSVGPTTSMRMEKFEYEFIEKTGVRIIVGKGGMASNTENGCKDFGALHCVFPAGCAVIAAMEVEEIVSADWMELGMPETLWNCKVKEFGPLIVSIDAKGNNLFEKNKVEFNKKKDEALAEILPEVSFIK; translated from the coding sequence ATGAATAAGAAAATTTTGCAAACTCCGATTTCTAGGGAGGATTTAGAGGATATTAAAATTGGCGATATCATTTATCTAAGCGGAAATATCGTAACTTGTCGCGATGTGGCTCATAGGCGTGTGGTCGAAAAAAATATGCCTTTGCCACTTGATATCCATGGTGGGGCGATACTGCACGCAGGCCCAATTATTAAAAAAACAAGCGCTGGTGGCGAGGATAGATACGAAATCGTCTCGGTAGGACCTACGACAAGTATGCGTATGGAGAAATTCGAGTATGAATTTATCGAAAAAACAGGCGTTAGAATAATCGTGGGTAAGGGTGGAATGGCTAGCAATACAGAAAATGGTTGCAAGGATTTTGGCGCATTGCACTGCGTTTTCCCGGCAGGGTGCGCAGTAATCGCTGCTATGGAGGTCGAGGAAATCGTAAGCGCTGATTGGATGGAGCTTGGTATGCCAGAGACCTTGTGGAATTGCAAAGTCAAAGAATTTGGCCCGCTAATCGTATCAATCGACGCGAAAGGCAATAATCTTTTTGAGAAAAATAAGGTTGAATTTAACAAGAAAAAAGATGAGGCGTTGGCTGAAATTTTGCCAGAAGTTAGCTTTATAAAATAG
- the larC gene encoding nickel pincer cofactor biosynthesis protein LarC, with protein sequence MSKFIYLDCASGISGDMCLGAFIDLGVDFGFLKHSLEKLGISNEYEICAKKVLKSGISATKVDVILKRKWSTTPHFHEHGRTFKDIVNLINSSNLSEFVKEKSIEIFTIIGEAEAKIHQSSLENVHFHEVGCTDSIVDIVGSVICFESLGISRVLCSPLALGGGFVKCAHGILSVPAPAVSEILSGVPVKFGGDFEQTTPTGAGIAKALTSEFCAEFSAKILRTGYGAGSKETKFANLLKIMICEDERLAQSGQVLIETNIDDMDAEGLALASEILLNAGALDVFSEAVNMKKSRLGTKLSVLAKSCDAPALKELIFRHTTAIGVREISVQKTELPRQIRAVNTKFGEVRIKICKFEGGEKIKPEFDDCKNLAQKFGTNIATVRAAAIKEYENGNFKGRA encoded by the coding sequence TTGAGTAAATTTATCTATTTAGACTGCGCCAGTGGCATTAGCGGAGATATGTGCCTTGGCGCATTTATCGACCTTGGCGTAGATTTTGGCTTCTTAAAACACAGCCTCGAAAAGTTAGGAATTTCTAATGAGTATGAAATTTGCGCCAAAAAGGTTTTAAAATCCGGCATAAGCGCTACGAAAGTAGATGTGATTTTAAAGCGCAAATGGAGCACGACGCCCCATTTTCATGAGCATGGACGCACTTTTAAAGACATTGTAAATTTAATAAATTCTTCAAATTTAAGCGAATTTGTAAAAGAAAAATCAATCGAAATTTTCACTATCATCGGCGAAGCGGAGGCAAAAATCCACCAAAGTAGCCTAGAAAATGTCCATTTCCACGAGGTTGGCTGCACCGATAGTATAGTCGATATCGTAGGAAGCGTGATTTGCTTCGAATCGCTTGGGATTTCACGCGTGCTTTGCTCGCCACTTGCACTTGGCGGGGGATTTGTGAAGTGCGCTCACGGAATTTTAAGCGTGCCAGCACCCGCGGTAAGTGAAATTTTATCTGGCGTGCCTGTGAAATTTGGCGGTGATTTCGAGCAGACTACACCTACTGGCGCAGGTATCGCAAAGGCTCTAACGAGCGAATTTTGCGCCGAATTTAGCGCTAAAATTTTGCGCACTGGATACGGGGCTGGAAGCAAGGAAACCAAATTCGCAAATTTGCTTAAAATTATGATTTGCGAAGATGAGCGCTTGGCTCAATCAGGGCAGGTTTTAATCGAGACAAATATCGATGATATGGACGCTGAGGGCTTGGCGTTAGCGAGTGAAATTTTACTAAATGCTGGCGCACTTGATGTGTTTAGCGAGGCTGTGAATATGAAAAAATCGCGCCTTGGCACGAAGCTTAGCGTGCTAGCTAAATCTTGCGACGCGCCCGCGCTAAAAGAGCTGATTTTTCGCCATACCACGGCGATTGGGGTGCGCGAAATTTCTGTGCAAAAAACAGAACTTCCGCGCCAAATTCGCGCTGTGAATACAAAATTCGGCGAGGTTAGGATTAAAATTTGCAAATTTGAGGGTGGAGAAAAAATCAAACCCGAATTTGATGATTGCAAAAATTTGGCACAAAAATTTGGCACAAATATCGCTACGGTGCGAGCTGCGGCGATCAAAGAGTATGAAAATGGAAACTTTAAAGGAAGAGCTTAG
- the ung gene encoding uracil-DNA glycosylase: MLNLASFLSAREWRDLLRAEFQSENFKNLERNLAQISQTTQIYPPLNLIFNALNLTPLSSLKVVIIGQDPYHGAGEAMGLAFSVPEGVKIPPSLKNIFKEIAADIGSCAISGGDLTPWARQGVLLLNSTLSVSAGAPNSHAKLGWGEFTDAIIAKISEKCENLVFMLWGNFAIKKANLIDANRHLILTAPHPSPLARGGFFGCRHFSKCNEYLALKGKNTILW; the protein is encoded by the coding sequence GTGCTAAATTTAGCCTCATTTCTTAGTGCGCGCGAGTGGAGAGATCTACTGCGCGCCGAATTTCAAAGCGAAAATTTCAAAAATTTAGAGCGTAATCTAGCTCAAATTTCACAAACTACCCAAATTTACCCACCGCTAAATTTAATCTTTAACGCCCTAAATTTAACCCCGCTTTCAAGCTTAAAAGTCGTAATCATAGGTCAAGACCCATACCACGGCGCAGGCGAGGCTATGGGGTTAGCATTTAGCGTGCCAGAGGGGGTAAAAATCCCGCCAAGCCTAAAAAATATTTTCAAAGAAATCGCCGCAGATATAGGCTCGTGCGCCATAAGTGGGGGCGATTTGACCCCGTGGGCGAGGCAGGGCGTGCTGTTACTAAATTCCACTCTAAGCGTGAGTGCAGGTGCTCCAAATTCGCACGCCAAGCTTGGCTGGGGCGAATTCACAGACGCCATAATCGCTAAAATCAGCGAAAAGTGCGAAAATTTAGTCTTTATGCTCTGGGGAAATTTCGCCATAAAAAAGGCAAATTTGATTGACGCAAATCGCCATTTGATCCTCACAGCCCCGCACCCTAGCCCATTAGCGCGCGGTGGGTTTTTTGGGTGCAGACATTTTAGCAAATGCAATGAATATTTAGCTTTAAAAGGTAAAAATACAATACTTTGGTAA
- the larA gene encoding nickel-dependent lactate racemase produces the protein MQVPIRYGKDDVLNINFDEKNLLGIFNPNKVEKFDEAELIKKAMQNPINQKTFDEFISGDEEIVIIVNDGTRPTPTSKILKEIYPKIRDKKKTFIIANGCHRDPTEDEYEMIFSKEIWAEVKAKGEAHSHDSKNDEMVYLGESSNKTQMYLNKIVANAKKVIPIGSVEPHYFAGYTGGRKAFLPGVAKYETIEQNHKLALSHDAQALRLEGNPVHEDMVDAMKVLTHIDVFAIMTVLDSDHNIYYVNSGDLNDTFYDCIQKAEEVFCVKIPQKADIVISVAPYPMDVDLYQAQKALDNGKLALAEGGVLIMVAKCRTGIGPKPFFNLMASADTPQKVLEKIQEEFHLGYHKAGKMAEIGLWAQTWAVSDLSDDEMRAVHLKPYHDLQKALDDALSEKGKDAKIVILPFGSMTVPKI, from the coding sequence ATGCAAGTTCCAATTCGTTATGGCAAAGATGATGTTTTAAACATAAATTTTGACGAAAAAAATCTTTTGGGGATTTTCAATCCGAATAAGGTTGAGAAATTTGACGAGGCTGAGCTTATCAAAAAAGCAATGCAAAATCCAATCAATCAAAAAACTTTTGATGAGTTTATCAGTGGTGATGAAGAGATTGTAATCATCGTAAATGACGGCACGCGCCCAACTCCGACATCTAAAATTTTAAAAGAAATTTATCCAAAAATCAGGGACAAAAAGAAAACCTTTATCATCGCAAACGGCTGCCACAGAGATCCGACCGAAGATGAGTATGAGATGATCTTTTCAAAAGAAATTTGGGCTGAGGTCAAGGCCAAAGGCGAGGCTCACAGCCACGATTCTAAAAACGATGAAATGGTCTATCTGGGCGAGAGTAGCAACAAAACCCAAATGTATCTAAACAAAATCGTAGCAAACGCGAAAAAAGTTATCCCAATCGGCTCAGTCGAACCGCACTATTTCGCGGGTTACACAGGCGGCAGAAAGGCGTTTTTGCCAGGCGTTGCCAAATACGAAACTATCGAGCAAAACCACAAACTAGCCCTTAGCCACGACGCGCAGGCTTTGCGATTAGAGGGCAATCCTGTGCATGAGGATATGGTCGATGCGATGAAGGTGCTAACTCATATCGATGTATTTGCGATTATGACGGTGCTAGATAGCGACCATAATATTTATTATGTAAATAGTGGCGATTTAAACGATACATTTTATGATTGTATTCAAAAAGCAGAAGAGGTATTTTGCGTCAAAATCCCTCAAAAAGCCGATATCGTAATCTCAGTAGCCCCATATCCAATGGATGTGGATTTATACCAAGCCCAAAAAGCGCTAGATAACGGCAAACTAGCCCTGGCAGAGGGTGGCGTGCTTATCATGGTGGCCAAATGTCGCACAGGTATCGGCCCTAAGCCGTTTTTTAACCTCATGGCATCAGCCGATACGCCGCAAAAAGTGCTAGAAAAAATCCAAGAGGAATTTCATCTAGGCTATCATAAAGCTGGCAAAATGGCTGAGATTGGGCTTTGGGCGCAGACTTGGGCGGTTAGCGATCTAAGCGACGATGAGATGAGAGCTGTGCATTTAAAGCCATACCATGATTTGCAAAAAGCCCTAGATGACGCGCTTAGCGAAAAGGGCAAAGACGCTAAGATTGTGATTTTGCCATTTGGTTCAATGACGGTTCCAAAAATTTGA
- the nhaA gene encoding Na+/H+ antiporter NhaA, with translation MQRIIKKILSSESSAGVILLLSAVFAIIAQNVDILSPYYREFIHTHIVMGIGKLKLDEDMHFWINDFLMAIFFFAIGLELKREKIEGQLRHFSQILLPSFAALGGVMAPAIIFTILNWGDSEALKGWAIPTATDIAFAVGVMALLGKRIPASLKIFVLTLAIMDDLCAILIIALFYSSTINISYLIGAGICVAIMFIMNKMKVDKKLLFVIMSLILWVMVLNSGIHATIAGVVAGFCIPLQTRSGSMLKDMEHGLAYPVNFFILPIFAFANAGVSLAGMSPSYLFGPVPMGIALGLFFGKQFGIFAFSWLLIKGKIAYLPENANWAQLYAVSIICGIGFTMALFVDGLAYGGSDIYHHTDKLAVFIGSIVSGLVGYIVAKAVGPKPA, from the coding sequence ATGCAACGCATAATCAAAAAAATCCTATCCAGCGAAAGTAGTGCTGGCGTAATCCTCCTTTTATCCGCAGTATTTGCTATCATCGCACAAAATGTCGATATTTTATCTCCGTATTACCGCGAGTTTATCCACACGCACATCGTCATGGGTATCGGCAAACTAAAACTCGATGAGGATATGCACTTTTGGATAAACGACTTTTTAATGGCGATATTTTTCTTCGCTATCGGTTTGGAGCTAAAACGCGAAAAAATCGAAGGTCAGCTTCGCCATTTTTCTCAAATTTTGCTTCCTAGTTTCGCGGCACTTGGTGGTGTTATGGCGCCTGCGATTATCTTTACGATACTTAACTGGGGCGATAGCGAGGCTTTGAAGGGCTGGGCGATTCCTACGGCTACTGATATCGCCTTTGCTGTGGGCGTAATGGCGCTACTTGGCAAACGAATTCCAGCAAGTCTTAAAATTTTCGTATTAACACTTGCGATTATGGACGATTTGTGCGCGATTTTGATTATTGCGCTTTTCTACTCATCTACGATAAATATCTCTTACCTAATCGGCGCAGGAATTTGCGTGGCGATTATGTTTATAATGAATAAAATGAAGGTAGATAAAAAACTGCTTTTCGTCATTATGTCGCTTATTTTGTGGGTAATGGTGCTAAATTCAGGTATCCACGCGACAATCGCTGGCGTTGTGGCTGGATTTTGTATCCCACTACAAACTCGCTCTGGCTCAATGCTAAAAGATATGGAGCACGGACTTGCATATCCTGTGAATTTTTTCATTTTGCCGATTTTTGCCTTTGCAAATGCGGGCGTAAGCCTAGCTGGCATGAGCCCTAGCTATCTATTTGGCCCAGTTCCAATGGGTATCGCGCTTGGCCTATTTTTCGGCAAACAATTTGGAATTTTTGCATTTAGTTGGCTACTTATCAAGGGCAAAATCGCCTACTTGCCAGAAAACGCAAACTGGGCGCAACTATACGCTGTAAGCATAATTTGCGGTATTGGATTTACAATGGCGCTATTTGTCGATGGTCTAGCTTATGGCGGAAGCGACATTTATCATCACACAGACAAACTCGCTGTTTTCATCGGCTCTATCGTCTCAGGTCTAGTCGGATACATCGTGGCTAAGGCCGTAGGACCAAAACCAGCCTAA
- the larB gene encoding nickel pincer cofactor biosynthesis protein LarB: MKKAEILDLIAQIKGGKISDEKVVEYFANYPFSDIGCAKVDMQRELRSGVGEVIYGEGKSAEAILAIARECVKNGNNVLITRTNSQVAEILQKDFPLAKFNEVGRTISIIINEPKLTESYIGIISAGTSDSYAVEEAYETAKFLGNDVRKITDVGVAGINRLFLKLDEIQKAKVLIVIAGMEGALPSVIAGLVKAPVIAVPTSVGYGASFGGVAALLGMLNSCANGISVVNIDNGYGAAYNASIINHL; encoded by the coding sequence ATGAAAAAGGCTGAAATTTTGGACTTAATCGCCCAAATCAAGGGTGGCAAAATTTCTGATGAAAAGGTCGTCGAGTATTTCGCAAACTACCCATTTTCTGATATCGGCTGCGCTAAGGTCGATATGCAAAGAGAGCTTAGAAGTGGGGTTGGCGAGGTGATTTATGGCGAGGGTAAAAGTGCTGAGGCGATTTTGGCAATCGCGCGCGAGTGTGTGAAAAACGGCAACAATGTCCTAATCACGCGCACAAATTCGCAGGTGGCTGAAATTTTGCAAAAAGACTTCCCGCTTGCTAAATTTAACGAGGTCGGTCGCACGATAAGCATTATCATAAACGAGCCAAAACTTACCGAAAGTTATATCGGTATCATTTCGGCTGGCACATCTGATTCTTACGCTGTGGAAGAGGCATACGAGACGGCGAAATTTTTGGGTAATGATGTGCGCAAAATCACCGATGTGGGCGTGGCTGGGATAAATAGGCTGTTTTTGAAGCTTGATGAAATCCAAAAAGCCAAAGTCCTAATCGTCATAGCAGGCATGGAAGGAGCCCTTCCTAGCGTGATTGCAGGCCTTGTCAAAGCCCCAGTTATCGCCGTGCCTACGAGCGTGGGATATGGGGCGAGTTTTGGTGGCGTGGCAGCCTTGCTTGGTATGCTAAATTCGTGCGCAAACGGCATTAGTGTCGTAAATATCGACAACGGATACGGCGCAGCGTATAATGCGAGTATAATCAACCATTTATAA
- the larE gene encoding ATP-dependent sacrificial sulfur transferase LarE: protein METLKEELRGLKNLALAFSGGVDSSFLACVASEILGANFIALTIKTPYMSEREISQAINFAKIHKFRHEILELQTPQEIANNPQNRCYLCKRNLFENLIKFGRNLGFSNFADGTNKDDLGEDRPGLRAVRELGVISPLINLTKAQIREYSRTLRLESADLPSFACLLTRLPHGREFSADDLRLIERVENLLIQNGFSNIRARFNGRNLKIEMPRALMSEFVASENFAKIIQKIDEISQIDEILLDLKGFRKEVLNEKG, encoded by the coding sequence ATGGAAACTTTAAAGGAAGAGCTTAGAGGGCTTAAAAATCTCGCCCTGGCCTTTTCTGGCGGGGTGGATAGCTCGTTTTTAGCCTGCGTGGCAAGTGAAATCTTGGGCGCAAATTTCATCGCGCTTACCATAAAAACGCCATATATGAGCGAACGCGAAATTTCGCAGGCTATAAATTTTGCTAAAATTCACAAATTTCGCCACGAAATTTTAGAACTCCAAACCCCGCAAGAAATCGCGAATAATCCGCAAAATCGCTGTTATTTATGCAAAAGAAATTTATTCGAAAATTTAATTAAATTTGGGCGAAATTTGGGATTTTCAAATTTCGCAGACGGCACAAACAAAGATGATTTGGGCGAAGATCGCCCAGGACTTCGCGCCGTGCGCGAGCTTGGCGTCATTTCGCCACTGATAAATTTAACCAAAGCCCAAATTAGGGAGTATTCACGCACCCTGCGCCTAGAAAGTGCGGACTTACCTAGCTTTGCGTGCTTGCTGACTCGCTTGCCTCACGGGCGCGAATTTAGCGCAGATGATTTGAGATTAATCGAGCGTGTGGAAAATTTACTCATACAAAACGGCTTTTCAAACATCAGAGCGCGCTTTAATGGGCGAAATTTAAAAATCGAAATGCCAAGAGCGCTGATGAGCGAATTCGTGGCGAGTGAAAATTTTGCAAAAATTATTCAAAAAATAGATGAAATTTCGCAAATTGATGAAATTTTGCTCGATTTAAAGGGTTTTAGAAAGGAAGTTTTAAATGAAAAAGGCTGA
- a CDS encoding CopD family protein, protein MSYYWFKFIHFVGFISWMAMLFYLPRLYVYHAENLDNPNFVKVVKKMEKMLYHAIGWIALAVTIFSAVMLILLNPGLMKMGYFHLKLLCAVLMVAYHFWLHYYLIKFEKDACKKSGKYFRALNEIPTILMIGILYAMLIMPNQ, encoded by the coding sequence ATGAGTTATTATTGGTTTAAATTTATCCATTTTGTGGGCTTTATTTCGTGGATGGCGATGCTGTTTTATCTACCGCGCCTATATGTTTATCACGCTGAGAATTTGGACAATCCAAATTTTGTCAAAGTTGTGAAAAAAATGGAAAAAATGCTCTATCACGCTATCGGCTGGATAGCTTTGGCGGTTACGATTTTTAGCGCGGTTATGCTGATTTTGCTAAATCCGGGACTTATGAAAATGGGCTATTTTCACCTAAAATTACTTTGCGCTGTTTTAATGGTGGCTTATCATTTTTGGCTTCATTATTATTTGATTAAATTCGAAAAAGACGCCTGTAAAAAAAGTGGCAAGTATTTCCGTGCGCTAAATGAAATTCCAACGATTCTGATGATAGGCATACTTTATGCTATGTTAATCATGCCAAATCAATGA
- a CDS encoding SHOCT domain-containing protein: protein MKRNNYIAYALWFAGAFSWAVGLPIGGGLHRIYCGKFVSGFAQIGLYWAGIFTLYFLLGLVILPIWLLWVLFDLFFVGIWVEDINEEAGEGVAEDYSQRLKKVEALYELFQKGAISKEEFEARKDILMRD, encoded by the coding sequence TTGAAAAGAAACAATTATATCGCGTATGCGCTGTGGTTTGCCGGAGCTTTTTCGTGGGCTGTGGGACTTCCTATTGGCGGGGGATTGCATAGAATTTATTGTGGTAAATTTGTCAGTGGATTTGCGCAAATCGGGCTGTATTGGGCTGGGATTTTTACGCTGTATTTTTTGCTAGGGCTTGTGATTTTGCCGATTTGGCTTCTTTGGGTGCTTTTTGACCTATTTTTCGTAGGAATTTGGGTCGAGGATATCAACGAAGAAGCTGGCGAAGGCGTGGCTGAGGATTATTCACAGCGTCTTAAAAAGGTAGAGGCCCTATACGAGCTTTTCCAAAAAGGGGCGATTAGCAAGGAAGAATTTGAAGCTAGAAAAGATATTTTAATGAGAGATTGA
- the lspA gene encoding signal peptidase II: MTRKFVKFVLIFTLVLALDQFIKFIFLNGFSWEGEYFSLILTFNRGVAFSMLAFLGESLKFIQLGLIALLAWYVFSQKELFNAHWLPFGILLGGGVSNVLDRFIHGGVVDYVAWHKWFEFAVFNFADVMIDLAIVIFLWQNLKISKKGKI; this comes from the coding sequence ATGACTAGAAAATTTGTTAAATTTGTCCTGATTTTTACGCTTGTTTTGGCACTTGATCAATTTATAAAATTTATATTTTTAAATGGTTTTTCGTGGGAGGGTGAGTATTTTTCGCTGATACTGACCTTTAATAGAGGCGTAGCGTTTTCGATGTTAGCTTTTTTGGGCGAGAGTTTGAAATTTATCCAGCTTGGGCTAATCGCGCTTTTGGCGTGGTATGTTTTTAGCCAAAAAGAGCTTTTTAACGCGCACTGGCTTCCTTTTGGCATTTTGCTTGGAGGCGGGGTTTCAAATGTGCTAGATCGCTTTATCCACGGCGGAGTTGTGGATTATGTGGCGTGGCACAAATGGTTTGAATTTGCGGTTTTTAACTTTGCCGATGTGATGATTGATTTGGCGATTGTCATATTTTTATGGCAAAATTTGAAAATTTCAAAGAAAGGCAAAATTTGA
- the ttdA gene encoding L(+)-tartrate dehydratase subunit alpha — MTAVMASLVGYSGKILPDDVTAKLKELASKENAPLAKTIYETMFKNQELAKKLNRPSCQDTGAIQFFVKCGAKFPLIGELEQILRESVLRATQEAPLRHNSVETFDEYNTGKNIGKDVPSIFWEIVPGSDKCEIDTYMAGGGCTLPGKAGVLMPGMGYEGVVKFVMDIMTSYGLNACPPLVVGVGVATSIDVASLLSKKALFRPLGKHNPNERAAKTEKLLEDGINKIGLGPQGMGGASSVLGVHIENSARHPSVIAVAVNTGCWSHRRANIVWNGDLSFTVTSHKDYKYE, encoded by the coding sequence ATGACCGCCGTCATGGCTAGTCTCGTCGGATACAGTGGCAAAATTTTGCCAGATGATGTCACGGCGAAATTAAAGGAGCTAGCGAGCAAAGAAAATGCGCCGTTAGCAAAGACGATTTATGAGACAATGTTTAAAAACCAAGAGCTTGCCAAAAAGCTAAACCGCCCCTCTTGTCAAGATACTGGCGCGATTCAGTTTTTCGTAAAATGTGGCGCGAAATTCCCGCTAATTGGCGAATTAGAGCAAATTTTGCGTGAAAGCGTCTTGCGAGCGACACAGGAGGCTCCACTTCGCCACAACAGCGTCGAGACCTTTGATGAATACAACACCGGCAAAAATATCGGAAAAGATGTGCCTTCGATCTTTTGGGAAATAGTCCCTGGTAGCGATAAATGCGAGATTGATACATACATGGCAGGAGGTGGTTGCACGCTTCCTGGCAAGGCCGGCGTGCTAATGCCTGGTATGGGCTATGAGGGCGTGGTGAAATTCGTAATGGATATAATGACAAGCTATGGCCTAAACGCCTGTCCGCCGCTAGTCGTGGGCGTGGGCGTGGCAACCTCGATAGATGTGGCGTCATTGCTTTCTAAAAAAGCTTTGTTTCGTCCGCTTGGAAAACATAATCCAAACGAGCGCGCTGCAAAAACCGAAAAATTGCTAGAAGATGGCATTAACAAAATCGGCCTTGGCCCGCAAGGCATGGGCGGAGCTAGCTCGGTGCTTGGCGTGCATATCGAAAACTCAGCCCGTCACCCCTCAGTCATCGCTGTGGCTGTAAATACAGGCTGTTGGTCGCACAGACGCGCGAATATCGTTTGGAACGGCGATTTAAGCTTTACCGTGACATCTCATAAGGACTATAAATATGAATAA